One stretch of Nocardioides perillae DNA includes these proteins:
- a CDS encoding rod shape-determining protein: MANSFIGRDMAVDLGTANTLVYVRGKGVLLDEPSVVALNSATDEILAVGHEAKRMIGRTPDSITAIRPLKDGVIADFEATEQMLRFFIHQVHRRRYFAKPRMVVCVPSGITAVEQRAVKEAGYQAGARRVYIVEEPMAAAIGAGLPVHEATGNMVVDVGGGTTEVAVISLGGIVTSLSIRTAGDDLDQAIIAWMKKEYSLMLGERTAEEVKVTLGSAFPLPAEPEAEIRGRDMVSGLPRTITVSSAEVRQALEEPLHAIVDAVRATLDQTPPELAGDIMDRGIVLTGGGALLRGLDERLRHETGMPVHVAESPLSSVALGAGRCVEEFEALSQVLVSDPRRW; this comes from the coding sequence ATGGCGAACAGCTTCATCGGCCGCGACATGGCCGTGGACCTCGGCACCGCCAACACGCTGGTCTACGTGCGTGGCAAGGGCGTGCTGCTCGACGAGCCGTCGGTGGTGGCGCTGAACTCCGCGACCGACGAGATCCTCGCGGTCGGCCACGAGGCCAAGCGGATGATCGGGCGCACCCCCGACTCCATCACCGCCATCCGCCCCCTCAAGGACGGCGTCATCGCCGACTTCGAGGCGACCGAGCAGATGCTGCGCTTCTTCATCCACCAGGTGCACCGCCGCCGCTACTTCGCCAAGCCCCGCATGGTCGTCTGCGTGCCGAGCGGCATCACCGCCGTCGAGCAGCGCGCGGTCAAGGAGGCCGGCTACCAGGCCGGCGCGCGCCGGGTCTACATCGTCGAGGAGCCGATGGCCGCCGCGATCGGCGCCGGCCTGCCCGTGCACGAGGCCACCGGCAACATGGTCGTCGACGTCGGCGGGGGCACCACCGAGGTCGCCGTCATCTCCCTCGGCGGCATCGTCACCTCGCTGTCGATCCGCACCGCGGGCGACGACCTCGACCAGGCGATCATCGCGTGGATGAAGAAGGAGTACTCCCTGATGCTGGGGGAGCGCACGGCCGAGGAGGTCAAGGTCACGCTCGGCTCGGCCTTCCCGCTGCCGGCCGAGCCCGAGGCCGAGATCCGTGGGCGCGACATGGTCTCGGGGCTGCCCCGCACCATCACGGTGAGCTCCGCCGAGGTGCGCCAGGCCCTCGAGGAGCCGCTGCACGCGATCGTCGACGCGGTGCGCGCCACCCTCGACCAGACCCCGCCCGAGCTCGCCGGCGACATCATGGACCGCGGCATCGTGCTCACCGGCGGCGGTGCGCTGCTGCGCGGGCTCGACGAGCGCCTGCGGCACGAGACCGGCATGCCGGTCCACGTGGCGGAGAGCCCGCTGTCCTCCGTGGCCCTCGGGGCCGGCCGCTGCGTCGAGGAGTTCGAGGCGCTCTCGCAGGTCCTCGTCTCCGACCCGCGGCGCTGGTGA
- the rodA gene encoding rod shape-determining protein RodA, which yields MSRGGASARPALRASRAQGVDWVLLGAVLALCVVGTLLVWSATSTRDSLTGGDSTAYLRKSLVNVAIGVVLLVVVTATDHRWVRILAPLAYLASLVGLGLVLVVGQTINGSRSWVQVGGMSIQPAEFAKLAVVIGAALLLAERAQAHRHRPVGTVEVVGMLLIAAVPAGLILAQPDLGTMLVLTATVFGVLAVSGAPRGWLVGLAASGVAVALTAVALGLLEDYQVDRFLAFTDPELDPRGAGYNVEQARIAVGNGGLLGQGLFDGSQTRSGFVPEQHTDFVFTVAGEELGLLGAGLLVGLLGVVVWRALAIALHADDVFGRVAAAGIACWFGFQTFQNVGMCLGIMPVTGVPLPFVSYGGSSMFAGMLAVGLLQNVHLRSAAPLPTRYTAAPALLRG from the coding sequence GTGAGCCGCGGCGGCGCGTCGGCGCGCCCGGCCCTGCGGGCCTCTCGCGCGCAGGGCGTCGACTGGGTGCTCCTCGGTGCCGTCCTGGCGCTGTGCGTGGTCGGCACCCTGCTCGTGTGGTCGGCCACCAGCACGCGTGACTCGCTGACCGGCGGCGACAGCACGGCGTACCTCCGCAAGAGCCTCGTCAACGTCGCGATCGGGGTGGTGCTCCTCGTCGTCGTGACGGCCACCGACCACCGGTGGGTGCGCATCCTCGCGCCGCTCGCCTACCTCGCCAGCCTCGTCGGGCTGGGGCTGGTGCTGGTGGTGGGGCAGACCATCAACGGCTCGCGCTCGTGGGTGCAGGTGGGCGGCATGTCGATCCAGCCGGCGGAGTTCGCCAAGCTGGCGGTCGTCATCGGCGCGGCGCTGCTGCTCGCCGAGCGGGCCCAGGCCCACCGGCACCGCCCCGTCGGCACCGTCGAGGTGGTCGGCATGCTGCTCATCGCGGCCGTGCCGGCCGGGTTGATCCTGGCCCAGCCCGACCTCGGCACCATGCTGGTGCTCACCGCGACGGTCTTCGGCGTGCTCGCGGTCTCCGGCGCACCGCGCGGCTGGCTGGTCGGCCTCGCCGCGTCGGGCGTCGCGGTCGCGCTGACCGCGGTCGCGCTCGGCCTGCTCGAGGACTACCAGGTCGACCGCTTCCTCGCCTTCACCGACCCCGAGCTCGACCCGCGCGGGGCGGGCTACAACGTCGAGCAGGCGCGCATCGCGGTCGGCAACGGCGGTCTGCTCGGCCAGGGCCTCTTCGACGGCTCGCAGACCCGCTCGGGCTTCGTGCCCGAGCAGCACACCGACTTCGTCTTCACCGTCGCGGGCGAGGAGCTCGGCCTGCTCGGCGCGGGGCTCCTGGTCGGCCTGCTCGGCGTGGTGGTCTGGCGTGCGCTCGCGATCGCGCTGCACGCCGACGACGTCTTCGGCCGGGTGGCCGCCGCCGGCATCGCCTGCTGGTTCGGCTTCCAGACCTTCCAGAACGTCGGGATGTGCCTGGGCATCATGCCGGTCACCGGCGTGCCGCTGCCGTTCGTGTCCTACGGCGGGTCCTCGATGTTCGCCGGGATGCTGGCGGTCGGCCTGCTGCAGAACGTCCACCTGCGCTCGGCGGCGCCGCTGCCGACGCGCTACACCGCCGCGCCCGCCCTGCTGCGGGGGTGA
- the ndk gene encoding nucleoside-diphosphate kinase — protein sequence MSQRTLVLLKPDTVRRGLVGEVLRRFEAKGLRIVAMEHRTIDGAKADEHYAEHVQRDFYPPLRDFVTSGPLVALVLEGDEAIEVVRALNGATDGRKAAPGTIRGDLSLSNRENLVHGSDSPESAEREIAIWFPGL from the coding sequence ATGAGCCAGCGCACCCTCGTCCTCCTCAAGCCCGACACCGTCCGCCGCGGGCTGGTGGGGGAGGTGCTGCGCCGCTTCGAGGCCAAGGGCCTGCGGATCGTGGCGATGGAGCACCGCACCATCGACGGCGCGAAGGCCGACGAGCACTACGCCGAGCACGTCCAGCGCGACTTCTACCCGCCGCTGCGCGACTTCGTCACCAGCGGTCCGCTCGTGGCGCTCGTGCTCGAGGGCGACGAGGCGATCGAGGTCGTGCGCGCGCTCAACGGCGCCACCGACGGCCGCAAGGCCGCGCCCGGCACGATCCGCGGCGACCTGTCGCTGTCCAACCGCGAGAACCTCGTGCACGGCTCGGACTCCCCGGAGTCGGCCGAGCGCGAGATCGCGATCTGGTTCCCGGGCCTCTGA
- a CDS encoding alpha/beta hydrolase, translated as MSAVVGPEPPPLPPTSGDPGPVEEAGGRLLVAAAVLGEVRDGLADGADTGEGWAASAAAAAAERLRSGADDAVDAVRALAVGLLRHAEALTALGAARAALAARAGDLRGTRAGLVAEHAALVAAGAASPAALAGLPAWRARVAGLDADLARHRDAVGRWRAACLDADRALVAAAAGSVRSAGPRPTRQQGPALGREDVPDGWSSTTAPSTAPPSVPPSAPPADAAGPAAAAAWWAALPDPVRWTLVATLPLVVGRLDGLPPAVRDRANRLALARDLVTLTAREGAGVLAAGDRRRLALAGAAAEALRAATRHRDPRTGTAVPALLWDWVPRAHGGDGTAVLALGDPAAARRVAVVVPGLGTEGTDLPARARDAWHLWAAARRASADSVATVAWLGYDAPDRWGSGDLDGWRVAGQGLARTGGDALAADLAGLAAARTTDPHLVVVGHSYGAVALAHGAAGPGLAADDLVLLGAPGAGPAQDARDLGPAPVWVGSASSDPVTLLGDEGRLGGPGTLGRDPAGEDFGARRFAAEHRDRDVGLRWSLDQHRGYLTPGGESLAGLALVVAGRDEEVAHAEPRRDPWWRTPVDPEADRPVRARP; from the coding sequence GTGAGCGCGGTCGTCGGGCCCGAGCCCCCGCCGCTCCCGCCGACCTCGGGCGACCCGGGCCCGGTCGAGGAGGCGGGTGGGCGGCTGCTCGTCGCGGCGGCCGTGCTGGGCGAGGTGCGCGACGGCCTCGCCGACGGAGCGGACACCGGGGAGGGGTGGGCCGCCTCGGCCGCGGCGGCGGCCGCCGAACGACTCCGGTCGGGCGCCGACGACGCCGTCGACGCCGTCCGCGCGCTCGCGGTCGGCCTGCTGCGGCACGCCGAGGCGCTCACGGCGCTCGGGGCGGCCCGGGCCGCGCTCGCGGCCCGCGCGGGCGACCTGCGCGGCACGCGCGCGGGGCTGGTCGCCGAGCACGCGGCACTGGTGGCCGCGGGCGCCGCCTCGCCCGCCGCCTTGGCCGGCCTGCCCGCGTGGCGGGCGCGCGTCGCCGGCCTCGACGCCGACCTGGCCCGGCACCGCGACGCGGTGGGCCGCTGGCGTGCGGCGTGCCTCGACGCCGACCGGGCCCTGGTCGCCGCGGCGGCCGGCTCGGTCCGCTCCGCCGGACCGCGCCCGACCCGTCAGCAGGGGCCCGCGCTCGGCCGGGAGGACGTGCCGGACGGCTGGTCCTCGACGACCGCACCGTCGACCGCACCGCCGAGCGTGCCGCCGAGCGCGCCGCCGGCCGACGCCGCGGGTCCTGCCGCGGCCGCCGCCTGGTGGGCGGCCCTGCCCGACCCGGTCCGGTGGACCCTCGTCGCGACCCTGCCCCTCGTCGTGGGGCGCCTCGACGGGCTCCCGCCGGCGGTGCGGGACCGCGCCAACAGGCTCGCGCTGGCGCGCGACCTGGTCACGCTCACGGCGCGGGAGGGGGCCGGGGTGCTCGCCGCGGGCGACCGCCGCCGCCTGGCGCTGGCGGGGGCCGCGGCCGAGGCGCTGCGGGCCGCCACCCGCCACCGCGACCCGCGCACGGGCACGGCCGTGCCCGCCCTGCTCTGGGACTGGGTGCCGCGGGCGCACGGCGGCGACGGCACCGCGGTCCTCGCGCTGGGCGACCCCGCGGCGGCGCGGCGGGTGGCCGTGGTCGTGCCCGGCCTGGGCACCGAGGGCACCGACCTGCCGGCCCGGGCCCGCGACGCGTGGCACCTGTGGGCCGCGGCGCGTCGCGCGAGCGCCGACTCGGTGGCCACCGTCGCCTGGCTCGGCTACGACGCCCCCGACCGCTGGGGCTCGGGCGACCTCGACGGCTGGCGGGTCGCGGGGCAGGGCCTGGCCCGCACGGGCGGCGACGCGCTCGCCGCCGACCTCGCGGGCCTGGCGGCCGCCCGGACGACCGACCCGCACCTCGTCGTCGTGGGCCACAGCTACGGCGCCGTCGCGCTCGCCCACGGGGCCGCCGGCCCAGGCCTGGCCGCCGACGACCTGGTGCTGCTCGGCGCTCCGGGCGCAGGCCCCGCGCAGGACGCACGCGACCTCGGCCCCGCCCCGGTCTGGGTCGGGTCCGCGTCGAGCGACCCGGTCACGCTGCTGGGCGACGAGGGCCGCCTCGGCGGCCCGGGCACCCTGGGGCGCGACCCCGCGGGGGAGGACTTCGGTGCCCGACGCTTCGCCGCCGAGCACCGCGACCGCGACGTCGGGCTGCGCTGGTCGCTCGACCAGCACCGCGGCTACCTCACCCCCGGCGGCGAGTCGCTGGCCGGCCTCGCGCTCGTCGTCGCCGGCCGCGACGAGGAGGTGGCGCACGCCGAGCCCCGCCGCGACCCGTGGTGGCGCACCCCGGTCGACCCCGAGGCCGACCGCCCGGTGCGGGCGCGGCCGTGA
- a CDS encoding pyridoxamine 5'-phosphate oxidase family protein has translation MPTTSPPLSPTPRTTVVRGHRRATADRAALHDVLRHALVCHLGVVVGEGADAHPVVLPTAFGWDPDGPDEGGSLYLHGSVASRSLRAAPRATVCVTLTLLDGLVLARSAFHHSANYRSAVVLGTPRVVTDPAERGRALDLLVEQVVPGRAATLRAHTRKELAATSVLALPLHEASVKVRAGDPVDEPDDVAAGAWAGVLPLRQVAGDPQGAADAGAPVPLDVRRRAAALAPH, from the coding sequence GTGCCCACGACCTCGCCGCCCCTGTCGCCCACACCGCGCACGACGGTCGTCCGCGGCCACCGCCGAGCGACGGCGGACCGCGCGGCGCTCCACGACGTGCTGCGCCACGCCCTGGTCTGCCACCTCGGCGTCGTCGTGGGCGAGGGCGCCGACGCGCACCCCGTCGTGCTGCCGACCGCCTTCGGGTGGGACCCCGACGGCCCCGACGAGGGCGGGTCGCTCTACCTCCACGGCTCGGTCGCCTCGCGCTCGCTGCGGGCGGCGCCGCGCGCCACCGTGTGCGTGACCCTCACGCTGCTCGACGGCCTGGTGCTGGCCCGCTCGGCCTTCCACCACTCGGCGAACTACCGCTCGGCGGTGGTCCTGGGCACGCCGCGGGTCGTCACGGACCCGGCCGAGCGCGGACGCGCGCTGGACCTGCTGGTCGAGCAGGTCGTCCCCGGACGCGCTGCGACGCTGCGTGCCCACACGCGCAAGGAGCTGGCGGCGACCTCGGTGCTCGCGCTGCCGCTGCACGAGGCGTCGGTCAAGGTGCGCGCGGGCGACCCGGTCGACGAGCCCGACGACGTCGCCGCGGGTGCCTGGGCCGGCGTGCTGCCGCTGCGGCAGGTCGCGGGTGACCCGCAGGGAGCGGCGGACGCGGGCGCGCCGGTGCCGCTCGACGTACGGCGTCGCGCCGCCGCCCTCGCGCCCCACTAG
- the mreD gene encoding rod shape-determining protein MreD, producing the protein MSLLRAAVTALALLLALVLQLTVFPHVAWAGVVPNLCLLVVVGTALARGPDVGAATGLAAGLLLDLAPPADHLAGRWAIALVLVGWVVGRVRAETRTPTSVVATVAVASFVGTSVFALSGVLLGEPVGSVATMLAVVAVAVVWDVLLTPFVLPPLLAVLARLDGRRRPERRDRGARTDRLERLDRVSGG; encoded by the coding sequence GTGAGCCTGCTGCGCGCGGCGGTCACCGCGCTCGCCCTGCTGCTGGCCCTCGTGCTCCAGCTGACGGTCTTCCCGCACGTCGCGTGGGCCGGCGTCGTGCCCAACCTCTGCCTGCTCGTGGTCGTCGGCACGGCCCTCGCGCGGGGCCCCGACGTGGGCGCCGCGACCGGCCTGGCCGCGGGCCTGCTGCTCGACCTGGCCCCGCCGGCCGACCACCTCGCCGGCCGCTGGGCGATCGCCCTGGTGCTCGTCGGCTGGGTCGTCGGCCGTGTGCGCGCCGAGACCCGCACCCCGACCTCGGTGGTCGCGACCGTGGCGGTCGCCTCCTTCGTCGGCACGTCGGTCTTCGCGCTCAGCGGCGTCCTGCTGGGCGAGCCCGTCGGCTCGGTGGCGACGATGCTCGCCGTGGTGGCCGTGGCCGTGGTCTGGGACGTGCTGCTCACCCCCTTCGTGCTGCCCCCGCTGCTCGCGGTCCTGGCGCGGCTCGACGGCCGTCGGCGGCCCGAGCGCCGCGACCGCGGCGCGCGCACCGATCGGCTCGAGCGGCTCGACCGGGTGAGCGGCGGATGA
- the mrdA gene encoding penicillin-binding protein 2 — protein MTVGAGRPDVGAERSRVRLVVVQALVFSLFATLLARLWFLQVLDGEEYRAQAASQSVREVVVQPQRGLIVDAQGRPLVANRPSWVVSVDRTLLGRMGEDEQAVVLRRVAAEVDLRPARLRRALLDCGVAGSIAGECWNGSPYQPVPVATDVPEQTALRILEQPEDFPAVLVEQQTVRAYPEPFGVNAAHLLGYLSPITEDELDAAEAADDRSVNGASSVGRAGVEKQYDAWLRGMPGYRRVAVDSMGRTLDDAEEVEGVPGSTLVTSIDAKVQSVVEQQLAQTIATARATLDTVTGRRYVADSGAAVVLEADTGRVVAMASQPTYDPGVWVGGISSRQLARLYSEAAGTPLLSRATQGQFAPGSTWKPFMTAGAMQHGYDEDTRLACSSGFQVGNRVFKNYESGAYGSISFAKALEVSCNTFFYRIGYDYWQRLGSDVDDVAARDPLVREAQEWGFGAETGIDVPGEAAGRIADRQWKRDYYESQKDYYCAIAAKPRSHPDNKGVSDFVHRFAEEFCVEGYAYRAGDAVNFAIGQGDTIVTPLQLARAYGAIANGGTLYEPRVGKAVVGPDGSVVQRIPPVVQGRVDAPRDVLRYLDAALTGVAANPQGTMNWRLGGFPLDQVRIRAKTGSAEVYGKQSTSWVASYTDDYVVVMMVSQGGTGSGTSGPAIRAIYEALYGVQGEQVRPAAAAIPGTVPPRRLPRFELDGSILPPVVRRAAGARS, from the coding sequence ATGACCGTGGGCGCGGGGCGTCCCGACGTCGGCGCCGAGCGCAGCCGGGTGCGCCTCGTGGTCGTGCAGGCCCTCGTCTTCTCCCTCTTCGCCACGCTGCTCGCGCGGCTGTGGTTCCTGCAGGTCCTCGACGGCGAGGAGTACCGCGCCCAGGCGGCGTCGCAGTCGGTGCGCGAGGTCGTCGTCCAGCCGCAGCGCGGGCTGATCGTCGACGCGCAGGGCCGGCCCCTGGTCGCCAACCGCCCGTCGTGGGTGGTCAGCGTCGACCGCACCCTGCTGGGCCGGATGGGCGAGGACGAGCAGGCGGTCGTGCTGCGCCGCGTCGCCGCCGAGGTCGACCTGCGCCCCGCCCGGCTGCGCCGCGCGCTGCTCGACTGCGGCGTCGCCGGCAGCATCGCCGGCGAGTGCTGGAACGGCTCGCCCTACCAGCCGGTACCGGTCGCCACCGACGTGCCCGAGCAGACCGCGCTGCGCATCCTCGAGCAGCCCGAGGACTTCCCGGCCGTGCTGGTCGAGCAGCAGACCGTGCGCGCCTACCCCGAGCCCTTCGGCGTCAACGCCGCCCACCTGCTCGGCTACCTCAGCCCGATCACCGAGGACGAGCTCGACGCGGCGGAGGCGGCCGACGACCGCTCGGTCAACGGCGCCTCGTCGGTGGGCCGCGCCGGTGTCGAGAAGCAGTACGACGCGTGGTTGCGCGGCATGCCCGGCTACCGCCGCGTCGCGGTGGACTCGATGGGTCGCACCCTCGACGACGCCGAGGAGGTCGAGGGCGTCCCCGGGAGCACGCTGGTCACCTCGATCGACGCCAAGGTGCAGTCGGTGGTCGAGCAGCAGCTCGCGCAGACCATCGCGACCGCCCGCGCCACCCTCGACACCGTCACCGGCCGCCGCTACGTCGCCGACTCCGGCGCGGCCGTCGTGCTCGAGGCCGACACCGGCCGCGTGGTCGCGATGGCGAGCCAGCCGACCTACGACCCGGGCGTGTGGGTCGGCGGGATCTCGAGCCGTCAGCTGGCGCGGCTCTACTCCGAGGCGGCCGGGACCCCGCTGCTCAGCCGCGCCACGCAGGGCCAGTTCGCGCCCGGCTCGACGTGGAAGCCCTTCATGACCGCCGGCGCGATGCAGCACGGCTACGACGAGGACACCCGCCTCGCGTGCTCGTCGGGCTTCCAGGTCGGCAACCGGGTGTTCAAGAACTACGAGTCCGGCGCCTACGGGTCGATCTCCTTCGCCAAGGCGCTCGAGGTCTCGTGCAACACCTTCTTCTACCGCATCGGCTACGACTACTGGCAGCGGCTCGGCTCCGACGTCGACGACGTCGCGGCCCGCGACCCGCTGGTGCGCGAGGCGCAGGAGTGGGGCTTCGGCGCCGAGACGGGCATCGACGTGCCGGGCGAGGCCGCGGGCCGCATCGCCGACCGGCAGTGGAAGCGCGACTACTACGAGTCGCAGAAGGACTACTACTGCGCGATCGCCGCCAAGCCGCGCAGCCACCCCGACAACAAGGGCGTCAGCGACTTCGTCCACCGCTTCGCCGAGGAGTTCTGCGTCGAGGGCTACGCCTACCGCGCCGGCGACGCCGTCAACTTCGCGATCGGGCAGGGTGACACCATCGTCACGCCGCTGCAGCTCGCCCGCGCCTACGGCGCCATCGCCAACGGCGGCACGCTCTACGAGCCGCGCGTCGGCAAGGCGGTGGTCGGACCCGACGGCAGCGTCGTGCAGCGCATCCCCCCGGTCGTGCAGGGTCGTGTCGACGCCCCGCGCGACGTGCTGCGCTACCTCGACGCCGCCCTGACCGGCGTCGCGGCCAACCCCCAGGGCACGATGAACTGGCGCCTCGGCGGCTTCCCGCTCGACCAGGTGCGCATCCGGGCCAAGACCGGCTCGGCCGAGGTCTACGGCAAGCAGTCGACCTCGTGGGTCGCCTCCTACACCGACGACTACGTGGTGGTGATGATGGTGAGCCAGGGCGGCACCGGTTCGGGCACCTCCGGCCCGGCGATCCGGGCGATCTACGAGGCGCTGTACGGCGTGCAGGGCGAGCAGGTGCGCCCGGCGGCCGCCGCGATCCCCGGCACCGTGCCGCCGCGCCGGCTGCCGCGCTTCGAGCTCGACGGCTCCATCCTGCCGCCGGTCGTGCGCCGCGCCGCGGGGGCGCGGTCGTGA
- a CDS encoding calcium:proton antiporter, whose product MSATTTGRLHWTVVAPPVAAVVLALTWGRSPGGALQTVVYVVAGALLVGAVLAAVHHAEVVAHRVGEPFGSLVLAVAVTVIEVGLIVTLMLDGGKGVDTLARDTVFAAVMISLNGIVGLALLVSALRHHLAEFNPEGAGAALATVLALAGLTLVLPGFTTSASGLEFSGPQLAFAAVVSVVLYGLFVFTQTVRHRDFFLPGEVPRGALDRPDDDADGHADPPTGRETAVSLALLLVALVSVVGLAKVESPAIEAAVSALGFPYGFVGVVIALLVLAPETIAATRAAARRRVQIALNLGFGSAMASIGLTIPVIAVASVWLDGPLSLGLEPVQLVLLAVTAVVATLTVVPGRAKPLQGGVHLVLLAAFVFLAINP is encoded by the coding sequence ATGAGCGCGACCACCACCGGCCGGCTGCACTGGACCGTCGTGGCGCCCCCCGTGGCGGCGGTCGTCCTCGCCCTCACGTGGGGCCGCTCCCCCGGGGGTGCGCTGCAGACGGTGGTCTACGTCGTGGCGGGGGCGCTCCTCGTCGGTGCCGTGCTCGCGGCGGTGCACCACGCCGAGGTGGTCGCCCACCGGGTCGGGGAGCCCTTCGGCTCGCTCGTGCTGGCGGTCGCCGTCACGGTCATCGAGGTGGGGCTGATCGTCACCCTGATGCTCGACGGCGGGAAGGGCGTCGACACCCTCGCCCGCGACACCGTCTTCGCGGCGGTGATGATCAGCCTCAACGGCATCGTCGGCCTCGCGCTGCTGGTCTCGGCGCTGCGCCACCACCTCGCGGAGTTCAACCCCGAGGGCGCCGGCGCGGCGCTCGCCACCGTCCTCGCCCTGGCGGGCCTCACCCTGGTGCTGCCGGGCTTCACCACGAGCGCCTCGGGGCTGGAGTTCTCCGGGCCGCAGCTGGCCTTCGCGGCGGTGGTCTCCGTCGTGCTCTACGGGCTCTTCGTCTTCACCCAGACCGTGCGCCACCGCGACTTCTTCCTGCCGGGCGAGGTGCCGCGCGGCGCGCTGGACCGGCCCGACGACGACGCGGACGGCCACGCCGACCCCCCGACGGGCCGCGAGACCGCGGTCAGCCTCGCCCTGCTGCTGGTGGCCCTGGTCTCGGTCGTGGGCCTGGCGAAGGTCGAGTCGCCCGCGATCGAGGCCGCCGTCTCCGCCCTCGGGTTCCCCTACGGCTTCGTCGGCGTGGTCATCGCGCTGCTGGTGCTGGCGCCCGAGACCATCGCCGCCACCCGGGCCGCCGCCCGCCGGCGCGTGCAGATCGCGCTGAACCTCGGCTTCGGCTCCGCGATGGCCTCGATCGGCCTCACGATCCCCGTCATCGCCGTCGCCTCGGTGTGGCTCGACGGGCCGCTCTCGCTCGGGCTCGAGCCGGTGCAGCTGGTGCTGCTCGCCGTGACCGCGGTCGTCGCCACCCTGACCGTCGTGCCGGGGCGGGCCAAGCCGCTGCAGGGCGGCGTGCACCTGGTGCTGCTGGCCGCCTTCGTCTTCCTCGCGATCAACCCCTGA
- the mreC gene encoding rod shape-determining protein MreC, with protein MATDREKRWRGLEREGPRGSRSLLVALLLCCLTVLTVDVRGGDDSALDPARAAVGEVLGPAETAAGAVVRPFTAVPRWFRTHASLRERVAALEADNADLRADLATTDLDRNRLAELDGLTRAAADLGTALVPARVVALGARQSFTRTVTIDAGTDAGVDADMTVVNADGLVGRVLRATSTTATVLLAADADSVVGARLGSSLEMGFLRGRGGLGDDDLLDLELVDGSVVPARDDVVVTWGSRGGAPYVAGVPVGRVVDVYRNPRTTSQRAVVVPFVDYSALDVVGVVVPSGTRSDRGVVEADGSLR; from the coding sequence GTGGCGACCGACCGGGAGAAGCGGTGGCGCGGGCTCGAGCGGGAGGGCCCGCGCGGCTCGCGCTCGCTGCTCGTCGCGCTGCTGCTGTGCTGCCTGACGGTGCTGACCGTCGACGTGCGCGGCGGTGACGACTCCGCGCTCGACCCCGCCCGCGCGGCCGTCGGCGAGGTGCTCGGCCCGGCCGAGACCGCTGCCGGCGCGGTGGTCCGCCCGTTCACGGCCGTGCCGCGGTGGTTCCGCACGCACGCGTCGCTGCGCGAGAGGGTCGCCGCGCTCGAGGCCGACAACGCCGACCTGCGCGCCGACCTCGCCACCACCGACCTCGACCGCAACCGCCTCGCCGAGCTCGACGGGCTGACCCGCGCCGCTGCCGACCTCGGCACCGCGCTGGTGCCCGCCCGCGTCGTGGCGCTCGGCGCCCGGCAGTCCTTCACCCGCACCGTGACCATCGACGCCGGCACCGACGCCGGCGTCGACGCCGACATGACGGTGGTCAACGCCGACGGCCTGGTCGGCCGGGTGCTGCGCGCCACCTCGACCACCGCGACGGTCCTGCTCGCCGCCGACGCCGACTCCGTCGTCGGCGCGCGGCTCGGCAGCAGCCTCGAGATGGGCTTCCTGCGCGGGCGCGGCGGCCTCGGCGACGACGACCTGCTCGACCTCGAGCTGGTCGACGGCAGCGTCGTCCCGGCCCGCGACGACGTGGTGGTGACGTGGGGCAGCCGCGGGGGCGCGCCGTACGTCGCGGGGGTGCCCGTGGGCCGCGTCGTCGACGTCTACCGCAACCCCCGCACCACCAGCCAGCGGGCCGTCGTGGTGCCCTTCGTCGACTACAGCGCGCTCGACGTGGTCGGGGTGGTGGTGCCCTCCGGCACCCGCAGCGACCGCGGGGTCGTCGAGGCCGACGGGAGCCTGCGGTGA